In Numida meleagris isolate 19003 breed g44 Domestic line chromosome 3, NumMel1.0, whole genome shotgun sequence, the following are encoded in one genomic region:
- the ID2 gene encoding DNA-binding protein inhibitor ID-2: MKAFSPVRSVRKNGLSEHNLGISRSKTPVDDPMSLLYNMNDCYSKLKELVPSIPQNKKVSKMEILQHVIDYILDLQIALDSHPSIVSLHHQRPGQNAGSRTPLTTLNTDISILSLQAAEFPSELMASDSKALCG; this comes from the exons ATGAAAGCTTTCAGCCCCGTGAGGTCCGTGCGGAAGAACGGCCTCTCGGAGCACAACCTGGGCATCTCCCGCAGCAAGACCCCGGTGGACGACCCCATGAGCCTGCTGTACAACATGAACGACTGCTACTCcaagctgaaggagctggtgCCCAGCATCCCGCAGAACAAGAAGGTCAGCAAGATGGAAATCCTGCAGCACGTCATCGACTACATCCTGGACCTGCAGATCGCGCTGGACTCGCACCCGTCCATCGTCAGCCTGCACCACCAGCGGCCGGGGCAGAACGCCGGCTCGCGGACCCCTCTGACCACGCTCAACACAGACATCAGCATCCTGTCCCTACAG GCAGCCGAGTTCCCCTCAGAACTAATGGCAAGTGACAGCAAAGCGCTCTGTGGCTGA